In a single window of the Bactrocera dorsalis isolate Fly_Bdor chromosome 2, ASM2337382v1, whole genome shotgun sequence genome:
- the LOC105233939 gene encoding fatty-acid amide hydrolase 2 → MLFVVRFFFALGNTLCFIVNTLVNLLLPRKLPDYPPIQDALLLKSVGELVVELRQKKITAQQLVQAYIARIQAVNGSLNAVLDDRFEQALKEAEHADSLIAKANDEQLVALFGRYPLLGIPFTVKESAGVKGLSFVVGNIYRKNLKCERDNDIVQRLRSAGCIPLLVSANPEFCMSYETNSKMYGKCRNPYDLNRVSGGSSGGEGALNGAGASVFGFGSDIGGSIRLPSMFCGVFGHKPTGGLVSIKGSFPYSDDPTFAQYLASGPITRFAKDLPILMQVMAGEDAKKLKFDEPVQLKNIKIYYAYGFEGFAAFMHQPTDFDIRLAITRAVKCFQKGGLTTEQIKLEKFVHAREIGLSALAELKGLPSITNEAKPEISKLIWELILSLFGQSVHNRDAIIMEWIRTKKIYLNDEEAAEFRAERETVKEELVKMLGNNGVLILPTFPTSAFSFHTSTLNLVGVDLMLMFNILGFPATHVPMGLDHRGLPIGFQVVAAPYQDKLCLQIAAELEGAFGGWVPPLQHDIKT, encoded by the exons ATGCTTTTCGtagtgcgttttttttttgcacttggCAATACATTATGCTTTATCGTCAATACGCTTGTTAATTTGCTGTTGCCGCGTAAACTGCCTGATTATCCACCAATTCAAGATGCGTTGCTGCTAAAATCTGTTGGCGAATTAGTTGTGGAGCTGCGACAAAAAAAG ATCACCGCCCAGCAGCTGGTGCAAGCGTACATCGCGCGAATACAGGCGGTCAATGGAAGTTTAAATGCCGTCCTTGATGATCGCTTCGAGCAAGCGCTGAAGGAAGCAGAACATGCGGATAGTTTAATTGCCAAAGCCAATGATGAGCAATTAGTCGCACTCTTCGGACGCTACCCCTTGTTGGGTATACCGTTTACAGTAAAAGAGTCGGCCGGGGTGAAAG GTCTATCGTTTGTTGTGGGTAACATTTATCGAAAGAATTTGAAATGCGAACGTGATAATGACATCGTTCAGCGCCTTAGATCAGCGGGTTGTATACCGCTTTTGGTTTCAGCAAATCCCGAGTTCTGCATGAGCTACGAAACGAACTCCAAAATGTATGGAAAGTGTCGTAATCCATATGATCTCAACAGAGTGTCTGGAGGTTCATCTGGAGGAGAG GGCGCTTTAAATGGCGCTGGCGCTTCCGTCTTCGGATTTGGTTCGGATATTGGAGGCTCTATTCGTTTGCCCTCAATGTTTTGTGGTGTATTTGGACATAAACCGACTGGCGGTTTGGTTTCAATTAAGGGTAGCTTTCCATATAGCGACGATCCGACTTTCGCACAGTATTTAGCCTCAGGACCAATAACACGATTTGCTAAGGATTTACCCATACTAATGCAAGTAATGGCTGGTGAAGAtgcaaagaaattgaaatttgacGAACCAGTCCAATTGAAGAACATAAAG ATCTACTATGCCTATGGTTTTGAGGGTTTTGCAGCATTCATGCACCAGCCAACTGATTTCGACATTCGATTGGCCATAACCAGAGCGgtgaaatgtttccaaaaaGGTGGACTTACCACCGAGCAg attaaattggaaaaattcGTACACGCCAGAGAAATAGGTTTAAGCGCTCTCGCCGAACTGAAAGGTCTGCCGAGCATAACAAATGAAGCCAAGCCAGAAATAAGTAAACTTATTTGGGAGCTAATTTTATCACTCTTTGGACAATCTGTACACAATCGTGACGCTATAATAATGGAGTGGATAAGAACGAAGAAAATTTACCTAAATGATGAGGAAGCAGCAGAATTTCGTGCCGAAAGAGAAACGGTGAAAGAAGAGTTAGTG aaaatgctCGGTAACAATGGCGTTCTCATCTTGCCCACATTTCCCACCTCCGCGTTtagcttccatacaagcacGTTGAACTTGGTGGGTGTGGATCTAATGCTCATGTTCAACATACTGGGTTTCCCCGCCACACATGTGCCAATGGGTTTGGATCACAGAGGCTTGCCGATTGGCTTTCAAGTTGTCGCTGCGCCGTATCAAGACAAATTGTGTCTACAGATTGCCGCCGAACTGGAGGGCGCTTTCGGCGGTTGGGTGCCACCGCTGCAGCATGATataaaaacatga